The following proteins are co-located in the Bradyrhizobium sp. AZCC 2176 genome:
- a CDS encoding D-amino acid dehydrogenase, translating to MEIIVLGSGVIGVTTAHYLARSGHEVTVVDRQAEPAQETSFANAGEVSPGYSSPWAGPGVPVKAIKWLLMRHGPLVIWPKLDPVMWIWGLKMLRNCTAERYAINKSRMIPIAEYSRDSLRALRAETGIKYDERSRGTLQLFRKQKQLDSTGDDIAVLKQYGVPFEVLDRNGCIGAEPALAGVKDRFVGGLRLPQDETGDCHMFTQALAKEAAKLGVQFKFNTTIERLVADGGKITGVVTSAGLLQADAYVAALGSWSTRLLKPIGISVPVYPVKGYSITVPVIDADGAPVSTVMDESYKVAITRLGDRIRVGGTAEISGYSDTLDAARRATLDHSLTDMFPRGGDLSKASFWCGLRPMTPDGPPVIGATRYGNLHLNTGHGTLGWTMACGSGRVLADLMSGRKPDIDVSELAVSRYDHRFG from the coding sequence GTGGAAATCATCGTACTCGGCAGTGGCGTCATCGGCGTTACGACAGCCCATTATCTGGCGCGTTCCGGCCACGAGGTAACGGTCGTCGACCGTCAGGCCGAGCCCGCGCAGGAAACCAGCTTTGCCAATGCCGGCGAGGTCTCGCCCGGCTATTCCTCGCCCTGGGCCGGCCCCGGCGTGCCGGTCAAGGCCATCAAGTGGCTGTTGATGCGGCACGGGCCGCTGGTGATCTGGCCCAAACTCGATCCCGTTATGTGGATCTGGGGCCTGAAGATGCTGCGCAACTGCACGGCGGAGCGCTACGCCATCAACAAGAGCCGGATGATTCCGATCGCCGAATACAGCCGCGATAGCTTGCGCGCGCTGCGCGCCGAAACGGGGATCAAATATGACGAGCGCAGCCGCGGCACGCTGCAGCTCTTCCGCAAGCAGAAGCAGCTCGACTCGACCGGCGACGATATAGCGGTGCTCAAACAATATGGCGTGCCTTTCGAGGTGCTCGATCGCAATGGCTGCATCGGTGCGGAGCCCGCGCTGGCCGGCGTGAAGGACAGGTTCGTCGGCGGGCTGCGGCTGCCGCAGGACGAGACCGGCGATTGCCACATGTTTACGCAGGCGCTCGCCAAGGAAGCCGCAAAGCTCGGCGTGCAGTTCAAGTTCAATACGACAATCGAGCGGCTGGTCGCGGACGGCGGCAAGATCACCGGCGTCGTCACCAGCGCTGGGCTGTTGCAGGCCGATGCCTATGTCGCAGCGCTCGGGAGCTGGTCGACGCGGCTGCTGAAACCGATCGGCATTTCCGTTCCGGTCTATCCCGTAAAAGGTTATTCAATCACGGTGCCGGTCATCGACGCGGATGGCGCGCCGGTATCGACCGTGATGGACGAGAGCTACAAGGTCGCGATCACCCGGCTTGGCGATCGTATCCGCGTCGGCGGCACCGCGGAAATCTCGGGCTATTCCGATACGCTCGACGCGGCTCGGCGCGCGACGCTCGATCATTCGCTGACCGACATGTTTCCGCGCGGCGGCGACCTGAGCAAAGCCAGCTTCTGGTGCGGCCTGCGTCCGATGACGCCGGACGGACCGCCGGTGATCGGCGCCACGCGCTACGGCAATTTGCATCTCAACACCGGCCACGGCACGCTCGGCTGGACCATGGCCTGCGGCTCGGGGAGGGTATTGGCGGATCTGATGTCGGGACGGAAGCCGGACATCGACGTGAGCGAACTCGCGGTGAGCCGCTACGATCACCGGTTTGGGTGA
- a CDS encoding aspartate aminotransferase family protein encodes MTLHQKPNTLQTDSFWMPFTANRQFKKAPRLFASAEGMHYTTVDGRKVIDGSAGLWCVNAGHGRRQIATAVERQLMNLDFAPSFNMGHPLAFDFAERLAEIAPKGLDRIFFTNSGSESVDTALKIALAYQRAIGQGTRTRLIGRERGYHGVGFGGMSVGGMVANRRAFATHLPGVDHIRHTHDLARNAFAKDQPEHGADLADDLERMVALHGADTIAAVIVEPVPGSTAVLPPPKGYLKRLREISEKHGILLIFDEVITGFGRLGAPFAADYFGVTPDMMTTAKGITNGTVPCGAVFASRKIHDGLMNGPEGTIELFHGYTYSAHPVACAAGLATLDIYKDEGLLTRGASLAEYWRDALHSLKGLPNVIDIRNVGLMGAVELSPRSDGVGARGYDVMVDCFNRGLYFRMSGDSFAMSPPLIVEKSHIDDMVSILGDSIKRVA; translated from the coding sequence GTGACCCTTCATCAGAAGCCGAACACCCTGCAAACCGATTCGTTCTGGATGCCGTTCACGGCCAACCGGCAGTTCAAGAAAGCGCCGCGGCTGTTCGCTTCGGCCGAGGGCATGCACTACACCACTGTCGATGGCCGCAAGGTGATCGACGGCTCCGCCGGCCTGTGGTGCGTCAATGCCGGCCATGGCCGCCGCCAGATCGCAACTGCCGTCGAGCGGCAGTTGATGAACCTCGACTTCGCGCCGTCGTTCAACATGGGTCATCCGCTGGCGTTCGATTTCGCTGAGCGGCTCGCCGAGATCGCGCCCAAGGGGCTCGACCGCATCTTCTTCACCAATTCCGGCTCCGAGTCGGTCGACACCGCGCTGAAGATTGCGCTGGCCTATCAGCGCGCCATCGGACAGGGGACGCGGACGCGCCTGATCGGCCGCGAGCGCGGCTATCACGGCGTCGGTTTCGGCGGCATGTCGGTCGGCGGCATGGTGGCCAACCGCCGCGCCTTCGCGACCCATCTGCCGGGCGTTGATCACATCCGTCACACCCATGATCTCGCCCGCAATGCCTTTGCGAAGGATCAGCCCGAGCATGGCGCCGATCTGGCCGACGATCTCGAGCGGATGGTGGCGCTGCATGGCGCCGATACCATCGCTGCCGTCATCGTCGAGCCGGTGCCGGGTTCGACCGCGGTGCTACCGCCGCCCAAGGGCTACCTGAAGCGGCTGCGCGAAATCTCCGAGAAGCACGGCATCCTGCTGATCTTCGACGAAGTGATCACCGGCTTCGGCCGCCTCGGCGCGCCGTTCGCGGCGGATTATTTCGGCGTCACGCCTGATATGATGACGACGGCCAAGGGCATCACCAACGGCACTGTGCCCTGCGGCGCGGTGTTTGCGAGCCGCAAGATCCACGACGGGCTGATGAACGGCCCGGAAGGGACGATCGAGCTGTTCCACGGCTACACTTATTCCGCGCATCCGGTCGCCTGTGCGGCGGGCCTTGCGACGCTCGACATCTACAAGGACGAGGGGCTGCTGACGCGCGGCGCGTCACTGGCCGAATACTGGCGCGATGCGCTGCATTCGCTGAAAGGCCTGCCGAACGTGATCGACATCCGCAATGTCGGCCTGATGGGCGCGGTCGAGCTGTCGCCGCGCAGCGACGGCGTCGGCGCGCGCGGCTATGACGTGATGGTGGATTGCTTCAATCGCGGGCTTTATTTCCGCATGAGCGGCGATTCCTTTGCGATGTCGCCGCCCTTGATCGTCGAGAAAAGCCATATCGACGACATGGTTTCGATCCTGGGCGACTCGATCAAGCGCGTGGCCTGA
- a CDS encoding cupin domain-containing protein yields the protein MSVDIGGRLRFVRARHKLSQRELAKRSGVTNSTISLIESNQMNPSVGALKRILDGLPMGLAEFFAIEPERPRKAFYRSDELTEIGKQPISYRQVGDTMFGRSLQILKERYEPGSDTGRVPLTHDGEEGGIVVSGRLEVTVDDERRILDPGDAYYFESRRPHRFRCVGGKACEVISACTPPTF from the coding sequence ATGAGCGTCGATATCGGTGGGCGACTCCGCTTCGTTCGCGCCCGTCACAAGCTGTCGCAGCGCGAACTGGCGAAACGCTCCGGGGTAACCAATTCGACGATCTCGCTGATCGAATCGAACCAGATGAACCCGTCCGTCGGCGCGCTCAAGCGTATCCTCGACGGGCTGCCGATGGGGCTCGCCGAATTCTTCGCCATCGAACCGGAGCGGCCGCGCAAGGCGTTCTACCGGTCCGACGAACTGACCGAGATCGGCAAGCAGCCGATCTCGTATCGCCAGGTCGGCGACACCATGTTCGGCCGAAGCCTGCAGATCCTGAAAGAACGCTACGAGCCCGGCAGCGACACCGGCCGGGTGCCGCTGACCCATGACGGCGAGGAAGGCGGCATCGTGGTAAGCGGCCGGCTGGAAGTGACGGTCGACGACGAGCGCCGTATTCTCGACCCCGGCGACGCCTACTATTTCGAAAGCCGCCGCCCGCACCGGTTTCGCTGCGTCGGCGGCAAAGCCTGCGAAGTGATAAGTGCTTGCACACCGCCGACGTTTTGA
- a CDS encoding TetR/AcrR family transcriptional regulator, which produces MSSNTRAKMVAGAADLMSRRGVNATSMRDVVRHTGTPRGSIGHHFPRGKQQLIEDALVFAGNQVSGPLRHLTQEHGAISGLRAFIALWRQTLERSKFQAGCPVLAVAVEQYVNDATEKDGERDEAAQQRLLDLAEGVFADWQGIMIAAMRREGVTAARARRLAALVIASLEGTVAMCRAARSVQPLDDVRQELELVLSGALAK; this is translated from the coding sequence ATGTCGTCCAATACCCGTGCAAAAATGGTGGCAGGCGCCGCCGACCTGATGAGCCGGCGTGGCGTCAATGCCACCAGCATGCGCGATGTGGTCCGCCATACCGGGACGCCGCGCGGCTCGATTGGCCATCATTTTCCGCGCGGCAAGCAGCAATTGATCGAGGACGCGCTGGTCTTTGCAGGCAACCAAGTCAGCGGACCGCTCAGGCACTTGACGCAGGAACACGGCGCGATCAGCGGGCTCCGTGCCTTCATCGCGCTGTGGCGGCAGACGCTGGAGCGATCAAAATTCCAGGCCGGATGTCCGGTGCTCGCGGTCGCGGTCGAGCAGTATGTCAACGATGCGACGGAGAAGGACGGCGAACGGGATGAAGCGGCGCAACAGCGCCTGCTCGATCTGGCCGAAGGCGTGTTCGCCGACTGGCAGGGAATCATGATCGCGGCGATGCGGCGCGAGGGCGTTACCGCCGCGCGCGCCCGGCGGCTTGCGGCACTCGTTATCGCGTCGCTGGAAGGCACGGTCGCCATGTGCCGGGCCGCGCGCAGCGTCCAGCCGCTCGACGATGTCAGGCAGGAACTGGAGCTGGTGCTTTCGGGCGCGCTGGCGAAGTGA
- a CDS encoding tautomerase family protein: MTFIHVMTPQGRLTCDQRRLLAKTLTDAVLVPEVGKLTPEARRGYQVHFAERPLDMIAHGGELLSDKPSDVMVLDVVVMDCCWTREDRATVIRNIHAALADACGMKAPSPGWWINFRIIEEGSWGSRGGVLSFLDLLEHGAPHFSPERAAAIRTALAVKYER, from the coding sequence ATGACGTTTATCCATGTGATGACGCCGCAGGGGCGGTTGACCTGCGATCAGCGTCGCCTGCTGGCGAAAACCCTGACCGACGCCGTGCTGGTGCCCGAAGTCGGCAAGCTCACGCCGGAGGCACGCCGCGGCTATCAGGTGCATTTTGCCGAGCGGCCGCTGGACATGATCGCGCACGGCGGCGAACTGCTGTCGGACAAGCCAAGCGACGTCATGGTGCTTGATGTGGTGGTGATGGACTGCTGCTGGACGCGCGAGGACCGCGCCACCGTCATCCGCAACATCCATGCTGCACTTGCCGACGCGTGCGGAATGAAGGCGCCGTCGCCGGGCTGGTGGATCAATTTCCGCATCATCGAGGAAGGCAGCTGGGGCTCACGCGGCGGCGTGCTGTCGTTCCTCGACCTGCTCGAACATGGCGCACCGCATTTTTCGCCGGAACGCGCCGCGGCGATCCGCACCGCGCTTGCGGTGAAGTACGAGCGATAA
- a CDS encoding crotonase/enoyl-CoA hydratase family protein, with protein sequence MSTEGKIRTETNDRIFKIIIDNPAKKNAFSPAMMEQLSDALTELHNTDSLWVGVICAEGKDFTAGLDMPKFFGPTAEKRNVKEGNVDVFGLQKRCSKPIVTAVQGIVFTIGIELMLAGDIVVAADDARFCQMESRRGIAPFGGAHFRFLSRTGWGNAMYHLFLCDEFSASRAREIGLVQEVVPAGQQVERAMALAAIIAQNAPLGIQVTKEAAAKYVEHGEAAAIAYIPTVRERVLNSADAREGIQSFIERRAAVFHGR encoded by the coding sequence ATGAGCACCGAAGGAAAAATCCGCACCGAGACCAATGATCGCATTTTCAAGATCATCATCGACAATCCGGCGAAGAAGAACGCGTTCTCGCCAGCGATGATGGAGCAATTGTCGGACGCGCTGACCGAGCTGCACAACACCGACAGCCTTTGGGTTGGCGTCATCTGCGCCGAGGGCAAGGATTTCACCGCCGGCCTCGACATGCCAAAATTCTTCGGCCCAACCGCCGAGAAGCGGAACGTCAAAGAAGGCAATGTCGACGTATTCGGCCTGCAAAAGCGCTGCAGCAAGCCGATCGTCACCGCAGTCCAGGGCATCGTCTTCACCATCGGCATCGAGCTGATGCTGGCGGGCGATATCGTCGTTGCCGCCGATGACGCGCGCTTCTGCCAGATGGAATCCAGGCGCGGCATTGCGCCGTTCGGCGGCGCGCATTTCCGCTTCCTGTCGCGCACCGGCTGGGGCAACGCGATGTATCATCTGTTCCTGTGCGATGAATTCAGCGCATCGCGCGCCCGCGAGATCGGCCTGGTTCAGGAGGTGGTGCCGGCGGGGCAGCAGGTCGAGCGCGCGATGGCGCTCGCCGCGATCATTGCGCAAAATGCGCCGCTCGGCATTCAGGTGACCAAGGAGGCTGCCGCGAAATATGTCGAGCATGGAGAGGCGGCGGCCATCGCCTACATTCCAACCGTTCGCGAACGCGTGCTGAACAGCGCCGACGCGCGCGAGGGCATTCAGTCCTTCATCGAGCGGCGCGCCGCGGTCTTTCACGGACGGTAG
- a CDS encoding 2-keto-4-pentenoate hydratase translates to MPDTALDAYAVNQIVAERLGWEPLGWKIAGTTDAVRGKLQLDGPIYGRTFRRFACTSPARFTAAELLDPLIECEFFVTLARDLPPRDESWTLAETIDAIAEVHAGIEVAECRYPRKALPPLPAILADGSASGRYVFGDRIETWREGLASMPVRLEIDGVLRREGVGADVMGDPLRPLWWLAEQRRQWGDGLRAGETISTGSMTGMLPIRGGQHVRARFGEMATIEITIDL, encoded by the coding sequence GTGCCGGATACGGCCCTTGACGCCTATGCCGTCAACCAGATCGTGGCGGAACGGCTCGGCTGGGAGCCGCTGGGCTGGAAGATCGCCGGCACGACGGACGCCGTGCGCGGCAAGCTTCAGTTGGACGGACCGATCTACGGCAGGACCTTCCGTCGCTTTGCCTGCACCTCGCCCGCGCGTTTCACGGCGGCGGAATTGCTCGATCCGCTGATCGAATGCGAGTTCTTCGTCACGCTCGCGCGCGACCTGCCGCCGCGAGACGAATCCTGGACGCTTGCCGAGACGATCGACGCGATCGCCGAGGTTCACGCCGGGATCGAGGTGGCGGAGTGCCGCTATCCGAGAAAGGCCCTGCCGCCGCTGCCTGCCATTCTCGCCGACGGCAGCGCGTCAGGACGCTACGTCTTTGGCGACAGGATCGAGACTTGGCGCGAGGGACTTGCATCCATGCCGGTCCGGCTTGAGATCGATGGGGTCTTGCGGCGCGAGGGCGTGGGCGCCGACGTCATGGGCGATCCGCTGCGGCCGTTGTGGTGGCTGGCCGAACAGCGCCGCCAATGGGGCGACGGGCTTCGCGCCGGCGAGACGATCTCTACCGGCTCGATGACCGGCATGCTGCCGATCCGCGGCGGCCAGCACGTCCGGGCGCGGTTCGGCGAGATGGCAACGATCGAGATCACGATCGATCTCTGA
- a CDS encoding LysR family transcriptional regulator, with protein MFDWNDLKYFLAVARHGSTIAAGKALGTSQSTVHRRLEELERRLGQALVTRQASGYRLTEYGTALLPFAERIEATVGDFQRRATDVEQDMKGAIRVTCPEPIVIRMTQSGLIERFHARYPHLRVEFITSDRYLDLSKGEVDIAFRSGDTDDELIGRKIADSLWAVYASRDYIERHGKPDRVEDLSQHLLIGFDETLAGHRAAKWLKDVAPEARMPVRNNSVLGLVSAVKSGAGLGPLPTALGDAEPDLVRVLGPVPELTRSWRLLTHPDIRRVPRIAAFFDYIIEQRDALKSILTG; from the coding sequence ATGTTCGACTGGAATGATTTGAAGTACTTCCTCGCCGTTGCGCGCCATGGCAGCACGATTGCCGCCGGCAAGGCGCTCGGCACCAGCCAATCGACCGTGCACCGCCGGCTCGAGGAGCTCGAGCGCCGGCTCGGGCAGGCGCTGGTGACCCGGCAGGCGAGCGGCTATCGCCTGACCGAATACGGCACCGCGCTGTTGCCTTTTGCTGAACGCATCGAGGCCACGGTCGGGGATTTTCAGCGGAGGGCAACCGATGTCGAGCAGGACATGAAGGGCGCGATCCGCGTCACGTGTCCGGAGCCGATCGTCATCCGCATGACGCAGTCGGGCCTGATCGAGCGGTTTCACGCCCGCTATCCGCATCTGCGCGTCGAATTCATCACCAGCGACCGCTATCTCGACCTGTCGAAGGGGGAGGTGGACATAGCCTTCCGCTCCGGCGATACCGACGATGAGCTGATCGGCCGCAAGATCGCGGATTCCCTCTGGGCGGTCTATGCCAGCCGTGACTATATCGAGCGCCACGGCAAGCCCGACCGTGTCGAGGACTTGTCGCAACATCTTCTCATAGGCTTCGACGAGACGCTGGCTGGTCACCGCGCCGCGAAGTGGCTGAAGGACGTCGCACCCGAGGCCAGAATGCCCGTGCGCAACAACAGCGTGCTCGGCCTGGTCTCCGCGGTAAAATCTGGCGCCGGGTTAGGGCCGCTGCCGACGGCGCTCGGCGACGCGGAGCCGGATCTGGTCCGCGTGCTCGGGCCTGTTCCGGAGCTGACGCGAAGCTGGCGGTTGTTGACGCATCCCGATATCCGCCGCGTGCCGCGCATTGCTGCGTTCTTCGATTACATTATCGAGCAGCGCGATGCGCTGAAATCGATTTTGACCGGATGA
- a CDS encoding cupin domain-containing protein translates to MRSNLVPGIALLAGLGAGDLAWAQQHGAAAPGTAKPNLVLQQVVEGLPRDDKQTVRVMTATFKPGDKTVYHTHRFPVTVYVLEGTFTLELEGRPPLTVKAGEAMVEPPKVPMTGYNRSTTDMTKVVIFYVSANDTPFLDMMSH, encoded by the coding sequence ATGCGCAGCAATCTCGTCCCGGGCATCGCCCTGCTTGCCGGCCTCGGTGCCGGCGATCTGGCATGGGCGCAACAGCATGGCGCCGCGGCGCCCGGTACCGCCAAGCCCAATCTGGTGCTGCAGCAGGTCGTCGAGGGATTGCCCAGGGACGACAAGCAGACCGTGCGGGTCATGACCGCAACGTTCAAGCCGGGCGACAAGACCGTCTACCACACCCACCGTTTTCCGGTGACGGTCTATGTGCTCGAAGGCACCTTCACCCTCGAGCTCGAAGGGCGCCCGCCGCTCACGGTCAAGGCCGGCGAAGCGATGGTCGAGCCGCCCAAGGTGCCGATGACCGGCTATAACCGCAGCACCACCGACATGACCAAGGTCGTCATTTTCTACGTCAGCGCCAACGACACGCCGTTCCTCGACATGATGTCGCACTAG